A segment of the Zingiber officinale cultivar Zhangliang chromosome 8B, Zo_v1.1, whole genome shotgun sequence genome:
ggtggaGAGTATCAAGCGTTTCATCGTCATCTTACTTCCTCTAGCATCATCCATTGAGTCACTTGTCCccacactcctgaacaaaatggatccgccgagagaaaacatcgtcatgtggttgaaactgccttagctcttcttaatcatgcctcggttcctcttaaattttgggatgatgttGTTCAAACCGTGGTCTACCTTATCAATCGTTTATCCACTCCACTACTTCAAAATAAGTGTCccttggaaagactttataattgTCTTCCAGATTACTCCTTCTTTCATATCTTTGGTTGCACATGTTATCCTTAGTTACGACCTTACTCTAAGCACAAGTTAAACCCTCGCTCTTTACAATGTGTTTTctttggttatagtaatttgcatcatgggtaCCATTGCCTCCATATTTTACAAATGACATGagaaattttcaatatttgttctgatttatgtggatgatatattaataactagTAGTGATCAAAACGACACTACTACTTTACTACATCTTCTTTgtcaagagtttcctattcgggatcttggcaatgctcgttttttccttggcatagagtttctctcacattctgaaggttgtcttctctttcagagcaaatacattactgggctCCTACAatgagctaaaatggatggtgcacgtcctatatccacaccaatcattgagggtggtttcactgcatcttcatcctcctcttcgATGTATGACCCCTAGATCTACCGTAGTATTATTGGTGCCCTACAATATATCACAATTACACGACCTGATATTGCTTTCGCTGTGAATCGTgtctgtcaatttatgcatgctcctactgaacatcattgggaaggtgttaagcgaattcttcgatatctcaaaggcactattttacatggtcttcttttatatcgtcaatctTCACGAGAGTTGATTGCCTATAGTAATGCAGATTGAGTTGGATCTCCCAAAGATAGACGTTCTAGTAGTGGATATGCTATATTTCCTGAGCGAAATCTTGTTTCTtggctttcaaagaagcaacctacagtCTCTTGCTCGAGTACTGAAGCTAAATATAAAGCTATCGCTAAcgcaacgtcagaaattatttggctacaacctcttctttcagaatTACACTTTTTCCCAACTGCTACACCTAAAATGTGGTGTGACAATATTAGAGCAACTTATCTTATGgcaaattcaatttttcatgctcgtaccaagcatgtagagattaattttcattttgttcgtgagcgTGTAGCGACTCGACAACTTTTGGTTTCTTATATCTTTATggaagatcaaattgctgatatatttactaagtcattatctagacaacgtttcaccaagttagcactcaaactcaacgtttaggcactcccgttgagtttgtcgggggggggggggatcaagatcgacatgaattaaataggaaaaataatatttccaagtctaTTACATTACTctagttataattattataattgtatACCTTATTTAATTTTTCCATTATTGTGttggacaatttgtataaataagcctattggctttagtaataaaattatcaaaaaacttTATGTTATTTCTCTCCTCTACCTATTAATTTCTACAAATTTTGGGCGTCGACTCTTTCATTGTCGAACACAACGGAATTTAACGAGAATGACCACCAAAGCTTGGCGTCAGAGGCGAATCCACTAGGGGGGAGGCGTCCCCTACCAGCGGAAcgagaaaaaaaaattggaggTCATAAGAAACTCTTCGCACTTCATAACCATCGAAGAAAAAAAAACCAGCAGTTGCTGGAGAAAACAAAATGAAGAAAgttttgtttacttaactttgaacctaaGTTTACATATATAAAttaggtttatttttttaatttttttttctcgcaCCTCCTTTTACATTCCGCCACTCACGAAGAAAACGTAATtgccttttttttctttctgtcGACTAAAGGTGAAGCCATAAGCCCGTGAAATCACCTTTCTGCCATTGTACCGTGGCCCACCTCCTGCTGAGTGCCGACCAGCGGCTCTTGCCGGCAAGTAAGATCTCCAGCTAAACCCCGTCGCCCGATGCAAGGGAGTCGGCAGATAGAAATTGCTTGCCACCGCCTAGCAGCCTATTGCGACGTCGCCGGCCCGCTGCCTCCTAGCTGCTGCTGGTCTCGAACCCGGAGCTCTCCTGTCGGCCACATGCGCTGCCTAGCTTCGTAAGTgggctttattttattttattttattttattgtttcctAATTATAATGTAtgatttattaataattattgccttatataattagcaattgaaaattttgattgtttaaatgttTAGTTCATTAGTATATTTGATTGTTGggtaatttaaaatttagattttgtatatttgattgttggataatttgtaatttagtttttgtataaacTCATAATATGTAATTAGTTTTTGTTATTAGTTGTTTGTTAATTGTGATTTGTGAATGTTGATAATTTAtgctaaattaattttgtttttttaaagaattgtgtcgatgaatgatgctaaataatttaatcatgTTATTGTTAAATTGTTCACATTATGTTTAGTAAAATAATACTTTATGTTGATAATTTGTTCCCATATATTATAATTTgtagaaaatattaaaatattttgcaaagaggTCTAGGAGTTCAATTAAATCATCTAATATTCCCGATGAAGAGTCTACTCATGcaccacaaccaccaccacctcctcctcctccgcaaattttatttgaaaatattagaAATTTGAGTAGTGAAGTAGAAATTGTTGTTGATCCTGGTTTACGAAAACTAATTGAAGAGTATGATGTTGGTGTTAGAGATCGTATTCGAAAAGAATATGTTGCTATGGACCCTTGTCAACCTCGAGGCCATAATTTTCCAAGAAAAAAATGGATAAAGACAATAGATGTTTTAGAGACATTTGGTTTAAAGACCGTGATTGGTTGGAGTATAGTGTTTCAAAGGATGCAACCTTTTATTTCTGGTGTTATCATTTTAGACCTAGTAATATAGGGTTTGCAGGAGATGATGTGTTTACGAGATCTGGTTTCGtaaattggaaaaaaaacaaTTGAAAAATTCAACGAGCATGTAGGTGGAGTTGGTAATGCGCACAATGAGACAAGAATACAGTTTGAGGGTGTCAAGAATCAAAGGCAAAGTGTGGAGTATTTACTTTTATCAAGGAAACATGAGATTGAAGTTGCTTATCGCAAACGTCTGACTgtcattttaaaagtaattcaatTTTTGTTGTTACAAGGATTGACTTTTCGGGGATATGATGAGTCTTCAACATCATCCAATAGAGGCAATTTTTTAGAATTGCTCAGATGGTATAGCTCAAAGTGTCCAGAAGTTGCGGTAGTTGTTGGAATGAATGCACCtggaaataatcaaatgattgcccCAAAAATTCAAACACAATTGGTGAATGCTTATGCAGTTGAGACCATAAAGGCTATTCTTGTTGATCTTGGAGATAGGTGGTTCACTTTACTACTTGATAAGACTCGTGATTATTCAGTGAAAGAGCAAATGACAGTTGTTATTAGACAAGTGAACAAACATGGAGAGCTGATTGAACGATTTATGACTATAGTTCATGTTGCAACAACTACAACTGCATGTTTGAAGGAGGCAATTGACTCTTTATTTGCTAAGTATGGTTTGTCAGTGGCGAGATTGTGGGGTCAAGAATACGATGGTACTTCAAATATGTCTGGAGAATTTAATGGCTTAAAGTCACTGATAATGAAAGAAAATCCGTATGCAAGgtatgttcattgttttgctcatcaactccagctaGTGTTTGTAGCTGTTGCTCAAGCAAATCAATATGTTTGTGATTTCATATGGATTGTTGGTTCGATTGTGAACACATCTGCATCATCTTGCAAAAGGGATGACAAACTTCGACAACTTGAACATGACAGAAAAGTTAAACTTCTTGAAAGATGAGAGATTAGTTCTGGTAAAGGAATAAACCAAGAAACTAGTCTAACTAGACCTGAAGATACACGATGGGGGTCTCATCATTCAACTTTACGTCGTATTGAACAAATGTGGTCATCTGTTATAGAGGTTCTTCAAAATTTGATTGATGATGGTGATCATTCTTCTAAGGGTTTAAGTAGAACTTTGGTTGAAAGAATGGAGAGGAATGAATTTATGTTTATTCTACTATTGATGAAACGTATATTGACAATCACAAATCATTTGACAACAGTTCTACAAGTGAAAGATTAAAATATTGTGAATGCGATGCGTTTGATCAATAATGTGAAAGGCAAATTGCAAAAGTTGAGAGATTCTGGATGGGAGGTTTTACTCGAGGATGTGAAGAAATTTTGTAACACTCATTCCATTGAAATAATTGATATGGCAAATACCATCAACAGCCGTAATCATTTGAAGAGAGATGgaaaaaatgttaatttttatcactactatcatgttgaaatcttttgtgaggtatcttcataattttttatttacaatcaattaaattcttttaaacaatagcatatttattaatttttactttTATTGTTTGGTTTTTAAATTACATGTTATCAATATTATTCTATAGGAGACGGATAGTCGTTTCTTTGAAACAACTACATATTTACTGATTTATATGTTATGTCTTGACCCTAGGAACTCATTCTCTAGATTTGATGTACAGAAGTTAGTGCGTCTGACTCATTTTTATGAGAatgatttttcttggaatgaGCGTATGTTGGTTGAACAAGAGCTTGAAACATATACTGATGACGTCAGATCAGATGAACGGTTTGAAGGCATTTTAGATTTGGGAGATCTTGCAAAGAAAATGATTGAAACAATGAAGAACCATGTGTTTCCTTTGGTTTATCGGATGATTGAGCTAGCCTTACTTCTTCCAGTCGCTACTGCAATTGTTGAAAGGGTGTTTTCAGTATTGAATATTGTCAAAACAGATTTGCGAAAAAAAGATTGGATATGAATGGATGAATGACAGTTTGGTAGTATATATCGAAAAAGATGTTTTTAATACTGTCGACAATGAGCCAATTTTGTACCATTTTTAGAACATTGAGTCTCGAAGAATGCAATTGTCATGTATTAGTTAGTAGACTGCTTTAATATTATTGTAcggatttttttataatattgtaCCTTTTTCTCCTATATGCCaagtcatttaaaaaatattttttaattaaatgtaaTTTATTAactgttttaaaaaaattggcCACACTCAGATCACGATCGCCCCTCTATACTTAAATTCCTGGATCCGCCACTGCTTGGCGTCGTTCCTGGCACTGTTGGATCAACATAATGTTGAACAGGGGTCTGTTggaaattaaactttatttttagaGATAAAAGTTGTTGATAAAAATTTGTGAAGATAGAATGATAAGGTGGTAATTCTTAATGAAAGTTTGTGATAGGATATAATTTGATGAGGTGACAATCATGATAAGAATAAGAGTTTTGTGtcgataaaataaaaaaaaagtctaGTGCTTAACCACAATCATGATAAGAATAAGAGTTTTGTGtcgataaaataaaaaaaagtctAGTGCTTaaccaataagcctataaatatgtatctttttttcaatgaatgaaataagttgagtttttattttattctccttctcttccacGTAGAGATTCTCCTCCTTTTTCACATTATTCTCTcccataatttcttttatttcttttctaataattctttttccaacaaagtggtatcagagccatgtctAATGGAGGTATGGTTCCCTTCCAAGTTCCAGTACTCAAGGCGAGTAATTATGATAATTGGAGTATCAAAATGAAGACACTTCTTGGAGCTCataatgtttgggagattatagaAAAAGACTACGTTGAACCGCATGATGACTCAACACTATCTTCGACTGAAAAAAGCAGTCTAagagatttaagaaagagagacaagaagTCTCTCTTCCTCATTTATTAAGCTTTAGATGAGGATGGTTTTGAGAAAATCTCAAGTGCTACTTCGGCCAAACAAGCAtgggaaaagctccaagtctcataTCATGGAGAAGAAAAGGTACGACTTCAAACATTAAGAAGTTaatttgatgctcttcgtatGAAGGAAGGAGATTTGGTACCCGATTACTTTTCTAGAGTCTCTATCATTTCTAATCAACTAAAGAGAAATGGTAAGAAACTAGAAGAAGTAATGGGTTTTCAACAACAATAATGAAAGAGGAGAGCATTCAACAAGAGTACGTAGAAGAGGGTACACAAACTCGAGGTATGATGAATCTCAAGTTAAGTGGTACAATTGTGATAAATTTGGGCATTATGCTAAAGAATGTAGATCGCCCAAGAACAAAGTATATAAAAGAGCAAACTATATGGAAGAAAGAAAAAATGAAGATGACACCCTACTGTTAGCATATAATGATAATGAAAGAGGTGTAGATACAATCTGGTATCTCGACACTGATGCAAGCAACCATATGTGTGGGAAAAGGAACATGTTCATAGAGCTTGATGAATCAGTTGGTGGTAATGTATCTTTCagagatgaatcaaagattgaagTGATAGGCAAAGGTAGCATTCTCATCCGTTTGAAGAATGGAAAGCATAAATTTAtctcaaatgttttctttgtgccaaatatGAAGAGTAACATTTTAAGCTTAGGACAACTCTTGGAaaaatgatatgatattcatctaaaagataaTATGCTTATTTTGAAAGATGATATTGGTTGCTTAATTGCTAAAGTGTCTATGTCAAGAAATAGAATATTCTTgattaatattcaaaatgataTTGTCAATTATCTCAAAGCTTGTTATAAAGACATCACGTGGCAATGACATCTTCAATTTGGGCATCTCAATTTTGAAGGACTAGATTTTCTTTCAAAGAGGAGATGGTAAGAGAACTACACTGCTTCAAACATTCTGATCAATTATGTGAAGCATGTCTACGTGGGAAGCAATTTAGAAGAGGTTTTCCAAAGAAGTCAAATTCAAGAGCTCAAAGCCACTTGAACTTATACATACGGATGTTTGCGGTCCGATAAAACCATgttcacttggtaagagtaattattGTTGATGTGGTtaacactaatggtctaactcaagttttgatgaatgacaaaataggttaagttagtttcgttgttatttaacactctaatcgagtgtgcaggagaagcccagacaggtcgacgggctgacctgatgtctggcacgaagcccagctaggtcaacgggccgaccagatagctggcacgaacttcaaacgggtcgatgggatgaccggacgtttggcacgaagtccagctaggtcgacgggctgacctgatagatGGCACGAAATCCAAACGGgtcaacaggctgaccggacatctggcagataagtgaaggtaagtcactggaggggagtgactgtgaggatgtgttcccaggaagggaacattaggcgtcgatccaccttagatccatttcggaaatctaagttgagatcgtgactagatttcggtctcgaggagacggaatctaattactattcagCTTATCTATAAATTATGCTAAcattctgttttgcaggatataacTTCTACTTGCCTcaaactaacgttttcttgcaagaAGGAGTTTTGCTGGAAAACATGGGTCCGGGTGCcgggacctccgggcgcccggaagtaagttttatccccaaacgagcctcgccacgtggagcacctTGGTTGGCTTGGCTACGCCacattcagggcgccctgaagggatccggacaccccgaacctcctatataaggaggatgaaGGTTGAAGCAAAGACACAACTCACGATCTACGCTTTTGTGTTCCTGCGACGCTTTTCCGACAAAGTGCTACTGTTTCCTCTTTTTCTAATTATTATTGATATTATTTCCTTAATAGCATTTGTACtcaaatttgtaatattttatgaattgctagtggattgctcaacgaaagcactcaatgagtgtgggccttggagtaggagtcgacataggcttcgaaccaagtaaaagattgcttgtgttagcgttgttgtgtttTCACTGTTTTCGCTGCGTACTTTACGAtaatttttaaatcgctattcaccccccctttagcgAATTCTCGATCAAAcaattatttcattcttttcatagatGACTTTTCTCGAAAAACTTAGATATACCTCTTGAAGCAAAAATCGGAGGTCTTCAGTATATTCAATAAATTTAAAGCTATCGTAGAAAAGAAGAGCGGTTTCGAGATCAAAGATATGCATTCTGATTAAGGAGGAGAATTTACCGCAaaggagtttcaagaattttgtggAGCCAACAGAATACGACGACCCTTGACGGTTCCAagatcccctcaacaaaatggagtggcgGAAAGAAAGAATTGAACCATCCTTGGCATGGCAATGAGCATTCTCAAAAGCAAGAGACTACCAAAGGAATTGTAGGCAGAAGCGGTTGCATGTGCAGTATACTTATCCAACCGATCACCAACAAGGAGTGTATGGGGCAAGATACCACAAGAAGCATGGAGCAGAAGGAAACCTGGGATTCTTCATCTAAGAGTTTTTGGGAGTATAGCTCACGTTCATGTGCTTGATGAAGCAAGAAACAAACTGGATGATAAAAgtaaaaagtttatttttattggtTATGATACTAACTCAAAAGGGTATAAGTTATACAATCCAAATACTAGGAAGGCAATCATCAGCCGAGATGTtgtatttaatgaagaagaagaatggaattgAGAATCTCAAAGTGAAGATTACAACTTTTTCCCATATTTTGAAGAAGACGATGTGAAGCAAACAAGAGAGGAGCCTACTACTCTATTGgtaacaccaacatcaagtacTTAAGAAAATTTATCTACATCAACTTCAAGTGAAAGAGTACCACGCTTTAGAAGTTTACGGGAAATTTATGAGGTAACTAAAAATCAAGATAATATTACTCTATTTTGTCTCTTTGAGGATTGTGAACCTGTAGATTTCCAAGAAATTATAAAGAGAAAAAAGTGCCCCCGGGCATAGCATAGACGGTGGCACGTGGCATCTCTGGcataatggccaggggtcgattctcaagaactgatGACCTGagatttaccccaccatgcgcctgacgtctgtgtacctgcatgtacgTCCCTCCACATCCATGGGGCTGACACTAGGGGGGTTGTTAATGTAGCAGATCTACATTttttataaagagaaaaaaagTAGAAAGATGCGATGGATGAAGAAATCGATGCAATCAATAAGAATGGTACATGGGAATTAACTCCACTTCCTGATGGGCATAAGGTGATTGGTGTGACATGGGtgtacaaaataaagaagaatgccAAAGGAGAAGTTGAAAGATACAAAGTAAGATTGGTTGGAAAAGGCTACAGTCAAAGATTTAgcattgactatgatgaggtATTTGCTCCTGTTGCTCGATTAGAAACTGTTAGACTAATCATTACTTTAGTAGCCCAAAATGAGTGgagaatacatcaaatggatataaaatctACTTTTTTTAAATGGAATtctcaaagaagaagtttatattCGGAA
Coding sequences within it:
- the LOC122014082 gene encoding uncharacterized protein LOC122014082, whose protein sequence is MRLINNVKGKLQKLRDSGWEVLLEDVKKFCNTHSIEIIDMANTINSQLETYTDDVRSDERFEGILDLGDLAKKMIETMKNHVFPLVYRMIELALLLPVATAIVERVFSVLNIVKTDLRKKDWI